A window of Bacillus toyonensis BCT-7112 genomic DNA:
TGATGCTCATCGTTTTTATGAAAGGGAAGGGTATGATAAGGTAAGTTATTCTTTTTATAAAAAATTATAAAGAAAGATAGGTTCTATATGACATATTATAGAACCTATTTCATTTAGAAAGGTTTATAATTTATTTTGTATAAATAAAGAAAATGATTGGAGCGTTTATACTTGGAGAAAATAAAGAAACTATCTATCCCTAATAATGCTAGAGTTATCATAATATCTGATATTCATGGAGAATTGAACCTTTTAAAAGAATTACTACATAAAGTTAACTTTAAGAATGAAGATTATTTAATTATTAATGGAGACCTTTGTGAGAAAGGAAGCGATAGCATCGGCGTAGTAGACTATGTAATGGATCTTGTAGAGAGTAATTTAAATGTTCACGTTGTTGAAGGGAATTGTGAAGTTTTAGTTGATGCTCTTCTAAATGAAAATCCAGGTCTCATTAATTATTTATGTACGAGAAAGCATTCGATTTTTAATGAATGGTTAGAACAATTACATTTTTCTATTCAGGAAGATACTTCAATTCAGGAAGTGAAGGAAGTACTGTTAAGTCACTTTTCAAAAGAAATAAATTGGCTAAATAAGCTGCCAACAGCGATTGAAACAGAAGATTATATTTTTGTACATGCTGGACTGGAAGATAGAGTAGATTGGAAAGAAACAGCGCGCAAAAATGCGATAGCAATGCCAGAGTTTTTTAATAAATCGCATAGAGCTAATAAGTATGTAGTTGTTGGGCATTGGCCTGTTGTGAACTATTCTGAAGAAGCCCCGTCTAACAATCCAGTTATTGATAAGGAGAAAAAAATTATTGCAATTGACGGCGGGAATGCGATTAAAGAAGCAGGACAATTAAACGCATTTATCATTCAGAGGAAACTAACAGGTGATACGTTTTCTTATACATATGTAGACTATTTTCCAATTTATGAAGCAACAGCAGAATTTAATGCTGATGCAACAATGCAGGGAGGGGTTACATATCCGTATTATTACATAGAGCCGGTGGAGAAGAGGCGAGATTACACAATATGCAAGCAAAAGGAAACGAATAAATTACTCAATGTGAAAAATGAATATATTAGGCAACGTGAGTCAGGTGAATACACAGTGAAAACCGATATTTCTTGTGCGCAAATAGGTGTTAGAAAAGGGGATATTGTTTCTCTCATTGATGGTAGCTGCGCAGGGTATGATTTAATTAAAAAAAATGGAGTAGAAGGCTGGATAGAGAAAGGGATTCTACTTGAGATAAATAAGAAGGAAAGTAAAATATTGAGCTGAAATAGGAGGGATGTAACCTCCTGTTTTTTATTAACTGCGTTACGGTCACATATATCATCTTTAGCTATTATGGAGGATTTATCTTCTGGCATTCCGTTTTGTAAATGCTTGTACGAAACTTTTCATTTATTTCGGATACTTCCGTAGTTAATAACATATGAGTGAACAGAAGGAATTCTTTACAATGCTGAAAGTCATTTCGTTTAGTGGTATGATTCCGTTTCATATCTTCTTGGAATCGTTGATATATCTCTTGAACTTTTCCCAAAATAAATTCCTCCTGAAATATGGTGAGATTAAAGGTTAGAAGACTACTTTCTTCATAAATATTAAGTGCCAAATAACAAAATGAAACAATATATTATAGAGTTTTGTTTTGATTTTTCTGAAAAAATATTATAATTATATATGAAATAAAGAGGAATGTAGGAGGAAATTATGCAAAACGTTATAAAAAAGGGGAACAAAGTTACAATTCGTACAATTGAAGAATCAGATATAAAAACATTATGGAGCCTCGTATTTAAAGAAGAAAATCCAGAATGGAAGAAGTGGGACGCGCCATATTTCCCTTACTCAATGCAAGAATACGCACCTTATAAAGAAAAGATGTTAACTCGTTTACAAGAAGAACCTCTATCAAATTTAATTATAGAAAATAACGATCAAATTATAGGTACAGTCGGATTTTATTGGGAACATAAACCGACGCGTTGGTTGGAGATGGGAATTGTTATTTATGATCCAACATACTGGAATGGTGGCTACGGTACAGAAGCATTAACATTATATCGAGATTTATTATTTGAAAAGATGGAGATTGGTAGAGTAGGGCTCACGACGTGGTCTGGTAATGAACGAATGATGAAAGTAGCTGAGAAAATAGGAATGACTTTAGAAGGTAGAATGCGCAAATGCCGATATTATAACGGAACATACTATGATTCTATTCGAATGGGAATGATTCGTGAAGAATGGGAAGCGATATATGTAACGAAGGGGTGAGGAAGCATGTACGCTATTATTGCAACATTTGATAGTGTGTTTATTAATAAGATTATAGAATTGCAAAATGAACTAACGAATATAATAGAGTCAAATCAATTAGCGGGAGTAGAACCGCATATCACACTTGCGGACTATAAGGAGTTAGATGTTAATTTATATACTAAGAAATTAGAGGAGTTTGTAGCTATTCAAGAGAAAATGGCTGCAGTGACTTTTTCTTCTGTTGGAACTTTTCCTACAAACGGAACGATTTTTCTAGCGCCGACTATTACCGATGAATTGTTAACACTTCATCATTCTTATCATGATCATTTCCAAGCTTTTCATAATAATCCAAATTCATATTATGTACCGGGCAAATGGGTTCCGCATTGTACGATAGCGAATCATTTGAACTCGACTCAGTTTTTAAGCGCAATGGAGTATATATATGGGAATTTTGATGTTAAAACAGCTTCGATTGAAAAGTTAAAATTAATTAAGGTAAATTATGAAAATGGTTCTGCCGTTTCTTCTAGTATAGTAGCAGAATATAATTTAAAGAGAATGGAGACATCGAGATGACATATGTAATTAGAGAAATGAAGCAAGAAGATATTCATGCTGTACAAACAGTAGCGAAAGTAGCTTGGCATGATACATATGAAGGCATTATTCCGAGAAAGATTCAAGACAGTTTTTTAGACGAGGCATATTCTGATGAAAAAATGAAATATCGTCTTAAAAATACACATTTATTCGTTGCGGAGGAAGAGGGAGAAGTAATAGGATTTGCTAATTTTTCACCAGTTAGATTGCAAAACGAAGCAGAATTAGGTGCGATTTATTTGTTACCAGATCAGCAAGGGAAAGGGATAGGAAGTGCTTTATTACAAAAAGGAATAACGGTATTAAAAGGAATTCGGAAACTATACATTCATGTAGAAGCAGCAAATGAAAAAGGTAAACATTTTTATGAAGCGAAAGGTTTTGCTGAATTAGAGCAATTTGAAGAAGACTTTGAAGGACATTTGATGCAGACAGTAAGGATGGTTTTATACATATAAGGAGGACTAGAAGTGAAGATTTTTGATTTTAGTGAAAAAGCGGGAAAGCGCATATCAGTATTTCAATCTAATTTCATAATGTCGAAAATAGTAAACCACCAAGGGAATGTACATATCGGTGCTATGCATTTACAAGAGAATGGAATAATTGGATATCATGAAGCAGTTGTATCACAGCTGCTTCTTATTATGGACGGAGAAGGATATGTGTGTGGGGCAGATAAAGAAAAAGTAAAGATAAGAGCTGGACAAGCTGTGTTTTGGGAGAAAGGAGAGTTTCATGAGACGAGTACAGAACATGGATTACTGGCAATTATTATGGAAGCGGAGAATCTTGAACAATCGATAGTAATGCCTATTAAGGATGGGGGTTGTGAAAAATGATAATAAAGGCGAATCAAGAAGATACAAGTAAAATATTAAAATATGCAGCCCAATCGCTTTTTGAAGGGACGAGAGGGAATTGCCAATTAAGTACAGAGAAAGCGATTGAAATTACAAAACCAATAGTAGAAAAGGGAGCATGTTATTTAGTCATTAAAGAAGAAAATAAAATATTAGGGTGGATATTAATAGGGGAAAATACTGACTATTTTTCTCGTGAAAAACTTGGATTTATATATGAGCTATACGTTTTTTCAGAGTATCGAGGGAGAGGGATATCACGAGAACTGATGGAGGCCGGTATTAAGGAATTGAAGGAGAAATATTCAGAAATTCGATTAAATGTATTTGCTGGGAATTTTGCGAAAGAGATGTACGAAGAACTTGGGTTTGTTGAAAGACAGGTAATTATGACTTTGAAGTGAGAAAAATTGCGAGGCTGTATTTCTTTTAATTAAAGAATTCCAATAGAGTTTTAATCAAACTTTTTAATGGGAAATATACGCATTCATGTTAGGTAATCTTTTTTTCTATTGTTAAGAATAACATTTGTAGAATTTGTTTAATTGATTTTTATTTTCAAGTAATAGTAGTTTCTTAAAAAATAGAAAATTTATATTATACAATATATCGTTATTATAGTAAAAGAGAAATTTTGGAAAAATATCATTTTTTTGTTTAGAAATTTTTAAATTATTGATATAATCAATTTGTAGAATTGATTATTGGTTAATTTTACTATTTTTAAATTTTAAGGGGGATTTAATAATGGCAGGACAAATTCGTATGTCACCAGAGGAGCTTAAATCAAAAGCGACTCGATATGGACAAGGTGCAAATCAAATTGAGGACATCTTACGTCAGCTACAAAACTTACAAAATGAATTAAGAGGAGAATGGGAAGGTCGTGCTTTTGAAGGCTTTGATCAACAGTTCAATCAATTAAAACCAAAAGTACAAAACTTCGCACAGCTATTACAAGAAATTAATATGCAGCTTAATAAAACTGCAGAGGCTGTTGCTAGACATGACGAAGATCTTTCTCGTAATTTCGGTCTACAATAAGACAGATAAAAAGAAATATATAATTTAGCCATGCAACCATACGTTGTATGGCTAAATTACTTTAAAACTAGAGTAAGATACGAAGTCTTTCAATTAATAGACTCGCGGTCGCAGGAGTGATAAGTAGTGAAAAAGTTTAGATGGAGCATCTTGTTGTTTATTATTTTAGCTCTTGTACTATCAACAGGGGTCTCCTATTTAGCATTAAATCAAAATGTTAAGAAAGCTAATGAGAATACTACACCAAAAATGACAGTTGCGTTGGTAAATGAAGATCAGGGCACTGTATTTGAGGGCAATAAAATAGCGTTTGGAGATCAATTTGTTAAAAATGTAAATAAAAATACGAAACAAGAATGGTACGTAGTTAGTCGTGGAGTAGCAGAAAATGGTTTGAAAAATAATAATTACAACATGATGATTGTTATACCAAACGATTTTTCTAGGAAAGCAGTTGCGATTGATTCAGAACTACCAGAGAAATTAACGTTAAACTACAAAGTAAATGCAACTGGGAATAACGATTTGAAAGCTGAGGCTGAGAATACGGCGTCTACAATTTTAGAAGATTTCAATAAGCAAATCATCGACGTTTATTTTGCAAGTATTATCGGTAAGTTGCAAGGTGCACAAGATAATATAGGGAAAATAATTGAAAAAGGAAACGTTCAAACAACTATGTACAAAAAAGATGTACATAGTCCTTTAGCAAATTACACAAATCAATTTAAAACAGTGCAAGATTATACTGGGGTTTCTGTTAATAGTTTTAAAGGATTTCAGGATGTATTAAAAGGTTTCGGTCAAGTGTTAGATGAAGGGAATAAATCTAACAATACTTACTTAGAAGGGTTTAATAACTTCCAAAAAATGCAATCTGATAATAATCTGTTAGCGAATAATTTTACGAGTCAATTTAATCAATACATGAGTGAAATGAATACAGGCGATGTTTTAAAGCAGTTAGGTGCATTGGAATCTGCTAATAAAGTGATTACAAATCAATTTACGCTTTCAGAGAAAGAACCAAATATTTTAGCTGATGCTTCAGCAATTCAAAAACATTTAACAGATGTAAAAAAACAAGTGTCAGAATATGATACAGAACTTGCAGGAAAGTTAGAAAGTGATATTCAAGAGACGGTAATTAAAAAGTTAAAGCAATCTATGTCGAACGATGGAAAGCAAGAGATCTTTATAAATACATTAATGAAACAACCAGACGTTCGAATAAAGAACCAAATCGAAAATTTAATTGCGAAATTACCTAGTTTAAACATGGAAGAAATCGTTCAAAGTGATTTGCCAGATACAACGAAATTACAATTGCAAAATGTAATCCAATTTACAAATAAATATAATAAAGAAAATAACTTTAATTATGATCCTGTAAATAAAATCTCTTTAGGAAACGCTATTAAAGAAGTAAAGGATAAACTTTATACAGAGGGAATTACATTTAGTGATACGGCGAAAGTAATTAAAATGGAATCTTCACAAACTTTGAAGATAAATATTCCAGAAGAATTTAAACTAGATGGAAGTACAGAAGCTTTACATATTGATGATGTGGATCGTACAAGTGACTTTCTTCAAAGCGAAGCAGGAGAAATTACAATAGCTCCTCGTAATGAAGGGGATATAAAGATTAGCTTGCATGTAAAGTTAAAAGATCCAAACATCAATATAGATGTTTTCTCTCCTGTAATGTGGCAGTGGGAATTGAGTGGGACTCATAAAAAAGAAACTAGTCCTGAAAAAGAAGATAAAGGAACACAAACTGAAAACAGCAAGGTGGAAAATGTGGTTCATAAATCACAGTATGGCATAATGCCGTTAGTACACAATGCTAAAAAGCCTATTATCAAAAAAATGGAAAACACAACAGGGAATAATGGAGGAAACCCAGGAGGCGGAACAGGGAAAGATAACGGAACCGGAGGAAACCCAGGAGGCGGAACGGGAACAGATAACGGAACTGGAGGAAACCCAGGAGGCGGAACGGGAACAGACAACGGAACCGGAGGAAACCCAGGAGGCGGAACGGGAACAGACAACGGAACCGGAGGAAACCCAGGAGGCGGACCGGGAACAGATAACGGAACCGGAGGAAGCCCAGGAGACGGAACAGGAACAGGTAACGGAACTGGAGGAAACCCAGGAGGCGGAACGGGGACAGACAACGGAACCGGAGGAAACCCAGGAGGCGGAACGGGGACAGATAACGGAACCGGAGGAAATCCAGGAGGCGGAACGGGGACAGACAACGGAACCGGAGGAAACCCAGGAGGCGGAACGGGGACAGATAACGGAACCGGAGGAAATCCAGGAGGCGAACCGGGAACAGATAACGGTAAAGTTATTGAAAGTACAACGAATCAAGTTGTACATCAAAAATCAGAAGAATTAACAAAAAATATATCTAGTGTATTAATAAAAGAAGCAGTAGATACAGTTGAAAGTTATCAAAGTTTAATTAGTTTATACGAAATGTATTATGGGATTGATTTAAGAACGCAAGATGTAGGTCCTAAGCTAGAAGAGGGAAGTTTAGATGCAATTGCAACTGAACAATCTTTGTACTACGTATTAAATAAACAAAGCTTAATTGATTTAATTTCAAACCTAGTTTCATCAGGTATTACGGCAGAAGTTAAGCAAGATATGACAGGTTTAAAGCAAAAAATAGACTCTTATCAACAATTCATTACTAGTGCGGATCAAAATTCAATGTTACTAGCAGAGAAATTAAATGTAACGACGCAACAAGCAACTAGTATGAATGAAAATTTAGGGGAATATTTAAAAGGTTTAGCGAAATGGCGTGAGAGTAGCTTAAAGCTAGTTGAAGAACAGCAAGTGCTAACAACAAATAATACTGGTGAGCAAACAGCCGTTTTATCGTTAGATTCTGGTATTAAATCATTAATGTCACAAAGTCAGTCATTGGTCGAGAGTTCGAAGCATAGTTTAGCAACTTCAGACGATGTTTATAAAACATTTGATCAAATTAATGGACAAGCAAAAGAAATTCAAGACAGCGGAACGACAATTGTTTCAAAAGCTGATTCATTATTAAATGACTTTACGAAGAAAATGGACGATGATAAAACATTCTCCAAAAACTTTACTAAAATTTTGGCTAATAGCCGAATTGGTGATCGCCAAAATGAAATGTTATATCAATTTTTATCTAGTCCAGTTCAGAAACAAAATGATGGAGTCATTGTAGCTGGTAATGCTTTTACACCATATTTAATCGTATTAACTTGTTTTATTGTTGCGTTATTTACAGCATACGCAATTGCGAATCAAGAAAAGAAACGAACGCAATTAGATCATTTTGAAGAGAAATTCTCATTAATTGATATGAATGTCCCAACTACAGTAGTAGCATTCGGTATATCAATTGTGGAAGGGATTAGTATAGGTATCATTTCTGGACGTCTTTTACAGTTTGGTCAGGATCAAAGTTTACTATGGATTGCGTTTATCACAATCATTATGATGGCGTTTGTATTGGTTTCAACATATTTATTGCGACAAATAAAAATGGTAGGGATGTTTATCCTATTAGTATTTTTAAGTATGTACCTATTTTTAACTGAAGCAGTTGGAAGTAAAGTAGATCAAATGTCATCAGTTGGAAAGGTACGTCAATTTTCACCACTTCAGTATATAGAAAGTTTTCTAAATGATTTTATTAGCGGTAAAGATACGGGGAAAGTTATTTTTATCGTATTGTTTGTAATTGCCATTATAGGGTTAGTTAGTAATCTATTTGTATGGCATAAGAAATGGGAGGAAAAAGAAGTAAATGATCAAACAATGGAGCATAGTGGCTAAGTTATCATTTCTCTCTATCCTTTTACTGTTTGTCGCGCTACCGATAAGGAGCGCGGCGGACAGTTATCTTGGTGATGATGGGAAGATTAAGTTTAAAGTGGATCGAATTGAAGAAAGCGACCAAGAAAAAAATAAAGAAGAACATAAGGAAACAGAATTAGATAAAGCATCAATTGAGTTATTTAGCAAAGACATAGAAGAAGAAATTCAGAAAAAGAAAAAGAAAGAACAAAAAGATATGGAAGCTTTACGAGATTCTCTTTTTATAAAACAAAAAGAAAATAATAGTGTGAAAGATATGAAAAATAGTTTGTTTAGCAGTGAATACGTTGTGAGAAAAAGTGCAGATGAAGTAGCGAGTAATGAAACAATGAACGAAAAGCCAATTGGTACAACAATCATATTATTATTTGGTGGTGGCATTGTACTTATTTGCATCGGTATTTATACGGTTCTTCGCAAAAGTTGGAGGTAAAGTAATGGCGATACAAACGCATATTAATGTAACGGTAGATTTTAGTAAATGGAATGGAAATACATATGATTTACGTATTCCGAATCATCAATCTATTAAATATTTATTGAAAAACTTATTAGATACGCTAAAGATTGATGATCATGAAGGTTCACATTTTGTAATGAAAGTGAAAAATAAGTCAATTGTTTTAACAGATAATGATCGTTTAATTGATCACCAAATAACAGACGGAGATATTTTACAAGTTTTATAAAGAATATTTCTTACTTTTAGTTTTTTGAAAATAAGTTATTACTGGTTATAAAGAAAAGGAGAAGAGGATAAACATGACGGAAAAAACAATTCAAATTGATGCAATGAACTATCAATTTCAAATAGAGAAAGAAAATTGGAAATTGGAGATGACAAAATCTCAAACACGTATAAAAGACTTCCGTCAATTCGATATAATTACGGGCACATCATCTGACTTTGTACCATTAACGATAGAAGAAACGGATGATATGTTTACGTTTCTATTTCAAGTCGACAAAAAATTATATAAGTGGGACGATCTTAGCCGTTTTGGAAGAAATGAGAAATTGAGGCTGCTTCGAAATGTTGCGCAATTTCATAAATATTTAAATAAACGAATTACGTTCTTTTTACATCCAGACAATATAGTTTTTAATGCGAATTTAATGCCAAGTATTATACATAGAGGAATTCGAGATATTGTTCCACCAACCCCGTTGTTAGAAGAGCAATTTTTAACGCAATACAAATGTCTAATTATTGCTTTATTCTCCGAAAAGCACAATTTTGATGATTTATATGCTGGGTTACTAAAAGATGCAAAAGAAACAACATTTGAACAGACAGTTGCTCAAATGGAAAGCTTAGATGCATTACTGCAGTTTCTTGATGATAGCTTTGAGAAGGAACAAACAAAAACAGAAAAAAGTATGCAGTTAGTACCTAAAAAGAGCTATAAATCGTTTAAATACTTAGCTTTTTCCTTCATAGCGGCGACAGTTGTTTTAGCTGCTCCTTTAATATATTTCACTTTTATAAAATTTCCTTATCAAAATAAATTGTTAGAAGCAAATGCGAGTTTCATAGCAACTGATTATGACAAAGTAATTACGCAATTAAATGAAGAGGAATTTGAATCATT
This region includes:
- a CDS encoding GNAT family N-acetyltransferase; translated protein: MIIKANQEDTSKILKYAAQSLFEGTRGNCQLSTEKAIEITKPIVEKGACYLVIKEENKILGWILIGENTDYFSREKLGFIYELYVFSEYRGRGISRELMEAGIKELKEKYSEIRLNVFAGNFAKEMYEELGFVERQVIMTLK
- a CDS encoding GNAT family N-acetyltransferase, giving the protein MTYVIREMKQEDIHAVQTVAKVAWHDTYEGIIPRKIQDSFLDEAYSDEKMKYRLKNTHLFVAEEEGEVIGFANFSPVRLQNEAELGAIYLLPDQQGKGIGSALLQKGITVLKGIRKLYIHVEAANEKGKHFYEAKGFAELEQFEEDFEGHLMQTVRMVLYI
- a CDS encoding cupin, with the translated sequence MKIFDFSEKAGKRISVFQSNFIMSKIVNHQGNVHIGAMHLQENGIIGYHEAVVSQLLLIMDGEGYVCGADKEKVKIRAGQAVFWEKGEFHETSTEHGLLAIIMEAENLEQSIVMPIKDGGCEK
- the essB gene encoding type VII secretion protein EssB produces the protein MTEKTIQIDAMNYQFQIEKENWKLEMTKSQTRIKDFRQFDIITGTSSDFVPLTIEETDDMFTFLFQVDKKLYKWDDLSRFGRNEKLRLLRNVAQFHKYLNKRITFFLHPDNIVFNANLMPSIIHRGIRDIVPPTPLLEEQFLTQYKCLIIALFSEKHNFDDLYAGLLKDAKETTFEQTVAQMESLDALLQFLDDSFEKEQTKTEKSMQLVPKKSYKSFKYLAFSFIAATVVLAAPLIYFTFIKFPYQNKLLEANASFIATDYDKVITQLNEEEFESLPIASKYELAFAYITVEKLGEDQKKSIMKNISLKSDEKYLLYWMYNGKGNFDQSLDLAKTLDDPQLIMYGLVKQIESLKNNPDLSGEERDQKLKTYEQQLNEYEKKYGKSSNDKDSSNTEKKE
- a CDS encoding WXG100 family type VII secretion target, with the translated sequence MAGQIRMSPEELKSKATRYGQGANQIEDILRQLQNLQNELRGEWEGRAFEGFDQQFNQLKPKVQNFAQLLQEINMQLNKTAEAVARHDEDLSRNFGLQ
- a CDS encoding EsaB/YukD family protein, giving the protein MAIQTHINVTVDFSKWNGNTYDLRIPNHQSIKYLLKNLLDTLKIDDHEGSHFVMKVKNKSIVLTDNDRLIDHQITDGDILQVL
- a CDS encoding 2'-5' RNA ligase family protein; its protein translation is MYAIIATFDSVFINKIIELQNELTNIIESNQLAGVEPHITLADYKELDVNLYTKKLEEFVAIQEKMAAVTFSSVGTFPTNGTIFLAPTITDELLTLHHSYHDHFQAFHNNPNSYYVPGKWVPHCTIANHLNSTQFLSAMEYIYGNFDVKTASIEKLKLIKVNYENGSAVSSSIVAEYNLKRMETSR
- the esaA gene encoding type VII secretion protein EsaA, whose amino-acid sequence is MKKFRWSILLFIILALVLSTGVSYLALNQNVKKANENTTPKMTVALVNEDQGTVFEGNKIAFGDQFVKNVNKNTKQEWYVVSRGVAENGLKNNNYNMMIVIPNDFSRKAVAIDSELPEKLTLNYKVNATGNNDLKAEAENTASTILEDFNKQIIDVYFASIIGKLQGAQDNIGKIIEKGNVQTTMYKKDVHSPLANYTNQFKTVQDYTGVSVNSFKGFQDVLKGFGQVLDEGNKSNNTYLEGFNNFQKMQSDNNLLANNFTSQFNQYMSEMNTGDVLKQLGALESANKVITNQFTLSEKEPNILADASAIQKHLTDVKKQVSEYDTELAGKLESDIQETVIKKLKQSMSNDGKQEIFINTLMKQPDVRIKNQIENLIAKLPSLNMEEIVQSDLPDTTKLQLQNVIQFTNKYNKENNFNYDPVNKISLGNAIKEVKDKLYTEGITFSDTAKVIKMESSQTLKINIPEEFKLDGSTEALHIDDVDRTSDFLQSEAGEITIAPRNEGDIKISLHVKLKDPNINIDVFSPVMWQWELSGTHKKETSPEKEDKGTQTENSKVENVVHKSQYGIMPLVHNAKKPIIKKMENTTGNNGGNPGGGTGKDNGTGGNPGGGTGTDNGTGGNPGGGTGTDNGTGGNPGGGTGTDNGTGGNPGGGPGTDNGTGGSPGDGTGTGNGTGGNPGGGTGTDNGTGGNPGGGTGTDNGTGGNPGGGTGTDNGTGGNPGGGTGTDNGTGGNPGGEPGTDNGKVIESTTNQVVHQKSEELTKNISSVLIKEAVDTVESYQSLISLYEMYYGIDLRTQDVGPKLEEGSLDAIATEQSLYYVLNKQSLIDLISNLVSSGITAEVKQDMTGLKQKIDSYQQFITSADQNSMLLAEKLNVTTQQATSMNENLGEYLKGLAKWRESSLKLVEEQQVLTTNNTGEQTAVLSLDSGIKSLMSQSQSLVESSKHSLATSDDVYKTFDQINGQAKEIQDSGTTIVSKADSLLNDFTKKMDDDKTFSKNFTKILANSRIGDRQNEMLYQFLSSPVQKQNDGVIVAGNAFTPYLIVLTCFIVALFTAYAIANQEKKRTQLDHFEEKFSLIDMNVPTTVVAFGISIVEGISIGIISGRLLQFGQDQSLLWIAFITIIMMAFVLVSTYLLRQIKMVGMFILLVFLSMYLFLTEAVGSKVDQMSSVGKVRQFSPLQYIESFLNDFISGKDTGKVIFIVLFVIAIIGLVSNLFVWHKKWEEKEVNDQTMEHSG
- a CDS encoding GNAT family N-acetyltransferase, translating into MQNVIKKGNKVTIRTIEESDIKTLWSLVFKEENPEWKKWDAPYFPYSMQEYAPYKEKMLTRLQEEPLSNLIIENNDQIIGTVGFYWEHKPTRWLEMGIVIYDPTYWNGGYGTEALTLYRDLLFEKMEIGRVGLTTWSGNERMMKVAEKIGMTLEGRMRKCRYYNGTYYDSIRMGMIREEWEAIYVTKG
- a CDS encoding metallophosphoesterase encodes the protein MEKIKKLSIPNNARVIIISDIHGELNLLKELLHKVNFKNEDYLIINGDLCEKGSDSIGVVDYVMDLVESNLNVHVVEGNCEVLVDALLNENPGLINYLCTRKHSIFNEWLEQLHFSIQEDTSIQEVKEVLLSHFSKEINWLNKLPTAIETEDYIFVHAGLEDRVDWKETARKNAIAMPEFFNKSHRANKYVVVGHWPVVNYSEEAPSNNPVIDKEKKIIAIDGGNAIKEAGQLNAFIIQRKLTGDTFSYTYVDYFPIYEATAEFNADATMQGGVTYPYYYIEPVEKRRDYTICKQKETNKLLNVKNEYIRQRESGEYTVKTDISCAQIGVRKGDIVSLIDGSCAGYDLIKKNGVEGWIEKGILLEINKKESKILS
- the essA gene encoding type VII secretion protein EssA, whose product is MIKQWSIVAKLSFLSILLLFVALPIRSAADSYLGDDGKIKFKVDRIEESDQEKNKEEHKETELDKASIELFSKDIEEEIQKKKKKEQKDMEALRDSLFIKQKENNSVKDMKNSLFSSEYVVRKSADEVASNETMNEKPIGTTIILLFGGGIVLICIGIYTVLRKSWR